A part of Acropora palmata chromosome 8, jaAcrPala1.3, whole genome shotgun sequence genomic DNA contains:
- the LOC141889404 gene encoding coiled-coil domain-containing protein 85C-like, translated as MNARDRPKSDSFVSRAEYEKMVDKVKQCEAERLKVMTDQGNLMKEFNKRMQAHLEEIHILKDVNQKLQADLQELRDLTCYLDDDRQKCRKLAREWQRFGRYTASVMRNEVTSYQEKLKVLEEKQLELSKDNAELKELCLYLDQQRESVSLENRTLKCSQRNASSANLSSGTQHLAGLNAEGPTSYDSQRLEARLSNIHVGRNDEHAPSGKESPSSTQKAEVAKKRVSFTFPGDIETDTDSIRSDNTPPGARRSNGLTNGGHAGILRNGLRTLPKQGDLPFPSPKNMTPEAVEQAMKVLEIHERLEHPGQASDSDESTERLGYQEVEVLKEMCNVVWRKLSDEPEQRQNGTHTNDDKEEVLEDLL; from the exons ATGAATGCACGAGACAGACCAAAAAGTGACAGCTTTGTTTCGCGAGCTGAGTACGAGAAGATGGTAGACAAAGTTAAACAATGTGAAGCAGAAAGATTGAAAGTAATGACAGACCAGGGTAACCTTATGAAGGAGTTTAACAAGAGAATGCAAGCCCACCTTGAAGAGATTCACATACTGAAAGACGTTAATCAAAAATTGCAAGCAGATCTACAAGAGCTTCGAGATTTGACTTGTTATCTTGACGACGATCGTCAGAAGTGTCGAAAACTTGCGCGCGAGTGGCAAAGGTTTGGACGATACACGGCTTCTGTTATGCGCAATGAAGTTACCAGTtatcaagaaaaattgaagGTTTTAGAAGAGAAACAATTGGAGCTATCGAAGGACAATGCGGAAttgaaagagctttgtttGTATCTCGATCAACAGCGAGAATCTGTATCGTTGGAAAATCGAACGCTTAAATGTTCCCAGCGCAATGCAAGTAGCGCGAATTTGTCTTCAGGCACACAACATCTGGCAG GGTTAAACGCCGAGGGTCCTACAAGTTACGATTCTCAGAGGTTGGAAGCGAGACTGAGTAATATTCATGTCGGACGAAATGACGAACATGCCCCTTCAGGAAAG GAAAGTCCTTCGTCAACTCAAAAAGCTGAAGTTGCAAAGAAAAGGGTTTCTTTCACCTTTCCTGGAGATATTGAAACT GATACAGACAGCATCCGAAGTGATAACACGCCACCAGGGGCTCGGAGAAGTAATGGACTAACAA ATGGAGGCCATGCTGGAATCTTGAGAAATGGATTAAGAACTTTACCGAAGCAG GGTGATTTGCCTTTTCCTTCACCGAAAAACATGACCCCAGAGGCTGTGGAGCAAGCAATGAAAGTGTTAGAAATCCATGAAAGACTAGAACACCCAGGACAGGCTTCTGACTCGGATGAGTCAACTGAGAGACTTGGGTATCAGGAAGTTGAAGTTCTCAAGGAAATGTGCAAT GTTGTCTGGCGGAAGCTTTCTGATGAACCTGAACAGAGACAAAATGGCACGCACACCAATGACGATAAAGAGGAGGTCCTCGAAGATCTATTATAA